In Mytilus galloprovincialis chromosome 1, xbMytGall1.hap1.1, whole genome shotgun sequence, the following are encoded in one genomic region:
- the LOC143043164 gene encoding uncharacterized protein LOC143043164, which translates to MVSKLTIQEANKHLHAMHLHSTYLENSLQECKEIMQNNEERYCSQIQKLRKEKDEKISELTIKMKNTELEKHKLEEKFKEKENEVKLLKGRLSVVKQIFQFLPGLRSFLGVIENARQLVKEDGADNEFIPNDISIKAMNKQVPSIAKHNIPNGKLRNLSISEDSDDEEITGINTETNANPDMTVKSVKDNRLNDFKTSEVYL; encoded by the coding sequence ATGGTCAGTAAACTAACTATTCAAGAGGCTAACAAACACTTGCATGCTATGCACCTGCATTCTACCTATTTAGAAAACAGTCTTCAAGAATGCAAGGAAATTATGCAAAATAATGAAGAGAGATACTGTTCCCAAATACAAAAGCTTCGTAAAGAAAAGGATGAAAAAATCAGTGAACtgacaattaaaatgaaaaacacagAACTAGAAAAACATAAACTTgaagaaaaatttaaagaaaaagaaaatgaagttaAACTTTTAAAAGGACGTTTATCAGTAGTTAAACAAATCTTTCAGTTTTTGCCAGGTTTGAGGAGTTTTCTTGGTGTAATTGAAAATGCTAGACAGCTAGTTAAAGAGGATGGTGCTGATAATGAATTTATTCCAAATGACATTTCAATAAAAGCAATGAATAAGCAGGTACCATCAATAGCTAAACATAACATTCCAAATGGCAAATTGAGAAACTTGTCAATATCAGAAGATTCTGATGATGAAGAAATTACAGGAATAAACACAGAGACAAATGCAAATCCAGACATGACCGTGAAATCTGTCAAAGACAACAGGTTAAACGATTTCAAAACTTCGGAAGTGTATTTATAA